ctacttgttattgatgctattgagtgaaaccattgaaccaaggtttatgttcagattgttattcatcatcatagcacctctgatcatgttccatatgatgtctcgtgagtagttcgtttagttcttgaggatgtgggtgaagtctaaatgttagtagtgaattattgttgagtaatattcaatgttatgatatttaagttgtggtgttattcttctagtggtgtcatgtgaacgtcgactacatgatacttcacctttatgggcctaggggaatacatcttgtattcgtttgccaattgcggggttgccggagtgacagaaacctgagcccccgttggtatatcgatgcaggagggatagcaggatctcagagtttaaggctgtggttagatttatcttaattactttcttgtagttgcggatgcttgcaaggggtataatcataagtatgtattagtcctaggaaggacggtgcattagcataggttcacccacacaacacttatcaaaacaatgaagattaattagttgtatgaagcgaaagcactagactaaattcccgtgtgtcctcaagaacgtttggtcattataagtaaacaaaccggcttgtcctttgtgctaaaaaggattgggccactcgctgcaattgttactctcgcattttacttactcgtactttattcatctgctacatcaaaaccccctgaatacttgtctgtgagcatttacagtgaatccttcatcgaaactgcttgtcaacaccttctgctcctcgttgggatcgacattcttacttatcaaaaatactacgatacaccccctatacttgtgggtcatcacgccgTGCCAGAACTTCGCTGTCCCCGTGCAACCGCGCTGGAATATCCACCGGAGTGTGTTCTCCGACGAACCACCGCATCAAAACCTCACCACCGGCAACCAACTTCGCAGTGGCAGCCATGGCTGGTAAGGTCTTTTGCCGGAGTTCTTTCGTTGTAGCTCATAACAACAAAGTAACTTTTTAGAACCTTAATTTCGTTTCTCACAAACTATTAATTTCCACCATAACTTGGGTTATTTCCATTTGTCGCAAATACTTCAACTCCGCCTCATTCACTGTCCAACCCCTTGGAAGTGCCTCCTGTCTCCTCCTCCGTGGCACCGCCAACCACTTCATTGATCATGGTTCCTTCTTTCGATCAAGTATCATTCAATAAAATATTACTTGAAGGCCAGATGTAGGCGGAAAAACCTAAGAAAACGGGGGAGGAAGCCATAATGCAAGAGAAGTTGGAAGAGGCCACCAAGAGGACCAAGGCTATGTATCTCACGATGGGGATATAAAAGGACAATGGTGGCCTTTTTCTTTGTCAGAAAAGGACATGGAGGATCTGGAGGTTGAGGGATTCGTCAAGCTCAAGACTTGGCGGATTACAACTTCTGCTACCTCACCAACCCTTGAGGATGACGAGAGAGTGATTACAGAGGCTTTGGTGGAACGAGGCTTCTCGTTCCGCCAAGCAATTTTTTCTTGGAGCTGGTGATTAGATGCCAGCTCCAACTCCATTACTGCCATCTCCAACTTCGTCGCCCATTCTGAAGGTCATCTAAAGATCCGGTCAGATCTAACGCAACGTCTCATTCAAGATCCAATCACAAAGAAAATACCCGACGCTGGATCGCTAGGAATCTGCCAGATACTAGTCGGGTGGGTTTTCCTACATGAAGGACGAGAAAGCTCCGGGTAAAGAGCATGGACTCACCACTTTCAAGGATGGCACGGCAACAAAGATTGATTTCTGGAATACAATTCCATTGCTTTCTAGCATCTAAACATAAACTGCATGGACAAGCTAATCACCAAGCTGAACAAGATCTTTCAGGCAACCACCTGACCTTGAGCTGGTTTAGCATGTGGATCCAGCCACTCCAACATCATGATCGGTTGATGTGTCTTTATAGTGGAAAGACGACAAACTCTGGGTAAGCCAGGAAACCTCAACCAGGCGCGGGTGCAGGTGCCTGCCATCCACGCGTGGCCCCTGCACTGGCATGCGTACCTGCTGGCTGATATGAGACAAGACCCAACATACGTCGTCCACTCACCCCTTTGGGAGAGGTGGTTCGAGGCCGAACATGAGGAGTGGCGCCCGAGCATCGAGGCGCACCTTGAAGCCCTCGACGATGAGGATGTGGACTACGAGTCGCAGGAGGAGGCGCACGCGCAACAACTCGCGCCCATGGCACTAGCGACGCCACGGTGGCTGTGAAGGAGGAGGCGAAGCCGGAGGAGTAGCCCAACTTTGTCTTCCCCACGCCATGCCCTGGCCGTCCTGACTGGTCGCAGTACCTCGGGGCGGCCAACAACTACGTTGAGCCCCTCCCGTGGGTGCCACCGTTCGGGCCGGAGACCTACTACCAGGCCAGGCTCATCAAAATCCCatcagaggatgaggacgacctcgACTATGAGCCGATGGAGgccaagctcacggaggaggagtcCATCCAGTGCGCCATGGACGCCTCCGAGGCAGAGGAGCGGGCCAAGTGGATTAGCCTCGAGGAGGACATCCAGCGCTCATAGCAAGCGGCTTGGTCGATGCCACCACCTCCACCGACAGCAGCTGAGGAgctgccgcctcctcctccaatGGACAACGTGTGGCCGCCACCGCATGTCTTCATCGACCTCGACGGCGAGGTCTAGAAGCCGTTGGCGAGGAGGCCGAGGAGCTTCCGCCGGATTTATCTTTATATTTTTTCTTTTTAGTTGCAAAACTCGTCCTATGTGTGCCCCTAAATATAGCAGTTTAACTTTTTTATCCGTCCATTTTTTTTGCGGTTTTCTCCGTTGGAGCCGCTGCCACCCTCATCCGGACATCGGCCTCTTTCTTGTCCGCTGGCCGCCCCTTCCGGAACGAAATACGGTCCGTTATTATGCGGCAGCCCATTGGATTTGGCCTATACCCCAATTGTCTTTAGGTCAAAAATTAAATTCCACTTTGTCTAACAATATTTTCGTTTAAGCTGATCGTTATTTGATAGAAATCCCATCTTTTTCATGCCTATTTAGGTATTTCTATAAAAAGATAGCATAAACATCAGAAGACTATTTAGAACACAATTAATAAGCACGAGCCCATCTTCATACGAGAGAAACTTACTTTGACAGGATCGCAACATCCATTTAAAGCAGTTCTCTATTGGGTTCTATTATTTATTATGTATTTCTTTAAAATGAATCAGGTCACCTAGGTATCAAAATGAAAGCTTCACAACCCATTTTTTTATACCGCTCCTGCATTTCCTTAGCCACTCCAAAACAGAAAAGGTCACCTATGTGGAAGTTATTTTTACCTAATATAGCTTCTCAAAAGATGCAAATGATCAACTTCATTTTCACAGCCTTCTCTAAATCGTGTTCCATGAAAAAAAATAGTATCATCAACATACTGAAGGatggaccccccccccccccccccccaacgagatgagggactccaactGATCATCCTCTTTTGCCCTTATTTCGCAAAAGAGAGAGATGACCGCCTTGTCTCAGCCCCTCGTTTGAAACCAATGTCCAATGTCATCATTGACCAGTATTCCCACCGACCCTCCATATACATATTGCGAAGTGACATCACACCATATGTGTGAAAAACTTTTCATATGCAAATATTGCTGCAGACAAGACGATTAAACCTTGTCATATGCCTTCTCAAAGTCTATCTTAAATAAAACAACATCCATTTTCTTTCTATGCAGTCCATGAATGATTTCATATAGAACCACTACTAAAGCATATGTCGTCCTGGCatgaaggttgtttgattgggttTAATAACCTTAGGCACAATGCTAGTTATTCTATTGGGTTCCCACTTTCGTGAAATTTTTAAAACTAATATTGAGAAGATAAATTTGTCTATATTGCTAGATCTGAACCAGGTGGATGTATATGCATATTTAATTTTAATTTTGAAAAAATCATGTTAAATACATGTCTCTATTTATTGATCAAAAGGAAGGTTGGCCAATTCCAAATTGTAGACAAAAAATACAAGGTCAAAGTTCGATGACACAACTGGGTATGTTGCACTGATTTGCTTGTCACTTCTTTGCAACAACCACTAAACACATCTCTCGGTAATTGCTATTCGTGCAGGGATTATTCTTCCATCATGTTAGAAAAATTCTTATGGTACAAGATGGAGATTTTACCACTCGCGATGGAACGGGAGGGGACTCAATTTATGGTTTGAAGTTTGAGGTCAAGAGCTCCATTTGAAAGCATGAGAGGAAATGACCTAGATTCTTTAAGGCTGAGGGTTGCACCTAGAGCTTTAGAAAACTTCAATGGATTGTAGAGACTGATTCAAAAGATGTTACATTCACAGATTTCCTAGTTCTTTGAACATTCGAAGGAATATCTCGAGGACAAGAGAACCAATACCACACAAGTGGCCGGTCACGGAGATCAAGGATGGACAAGAAGACATTCTTCAAAAGTTGTACCTAGCAAGGTTTAGAGAAGTTCTACACATACATGGATATATTTCGAGCTGAGGTTTATAATAAGTGGATTTTCTTAGGCACTCAATACGCACCCCGATCTGGGTTGTTCATAGGTGCAACAAGACCCACGCtagtcttttttttttctctGAAACTTCCCTCTTTTTAATCTCACACCATACAACATATGGATTTGAAATTTTGCAGCTCACTGAAAGATTTGAGATAAAGTGCGGGAAAATTAATTTGAGACTTTTCTGATAttgaacatgtagatattatgggGTTCAACCTCCCTTGTAATTTATAGTGTACTGGTGAAATCTCATAAAATTCACAACATTGGGGAAGGTCATCAATTAAACTGGTAGGTGGTTCTCCTATTCAATTAAGACTGTTATAATCCTAGGTATAAGATGCATGGTGACTCAGTACATTGCACGGTAAGCTGCATGTAGTAGCGGATGGCAAATACTTGACCATTCATGAGTATCAGCCATCGGATGGCATAAACTCTCTGCTCGATCTTGTTGAATTCACAAGCCAAAAAAGTATTAGTTTTCCATAGCTTCTTGTCCGTTCTTCTTACTGAAAAACAACGATGCTTGGTCAAAAAAACGTGCTAACAAACTCTTGCCGCCGGACACCGGATGGTCCAATCCAAAGCTACAAAGGCCAATTCTGCCGGCGAGGTCGTCGGGCGCCGCCCCTGTAACGTCGACGCACGAGCCGGTGCGAGGATCGTAGACCCGAAGCACCACCGACGGTTCTTTGTCAAAATAGCAGTCCAGGGAGCACTGCAGAAGCACCTTCCCAGTATCAGGCATCACCCTCAGCGGCGTATAACGAGAAGCGGACGCCGCCATAGGGATCCTGTACGCCTTGATCCAGCTCTTGCCCGAATCATCCAGTAACCAGATGTTGGTGAATGGATCTTCCGGGAATTTATCCCAGCGCGTCTCATCGCACACCGGTTGAACCACGCACAAGGCGCCGTTAAGCTCTGTTATGCGCACCGCCAATATCTTCTCCCACTCCTCCATGTCGAACAACTCCCGTGGTCCTCCTAGGACATCAGGCTTCCACTGTTCACTCTCCAGGTCAAGGCATAGCAAGGTGTCGTCGTTAGCAGTTGCCAAGTCTATTAGGAAGTACATAACGCCATTGACAGTGACAGGAGAGCCTCGATCGGTGCCAGGGCGGCAACAGGTCGGCGGCGGCTGTGTTTTCCTCCACCCATTGCCGCCGTCCCCTAACGTAAGGATCTCACAGGTGCTGTCGTTGACGACACGCACAATCTTGTATTCACCGGACGCGGCGGCGCGGCCGAAACCAAAGACGGGGTAGTAGCGTACGGCGACGTAGGGAAACGCATCGTGCTCTACCACATCCACCTGTGGGCAGGTCAAGAGGACCTCCCCTGTGGCCGGATCGACCACGCTGACGCCGCCGCAGGAAGCGCCATTGACGCAGATGAGGTCGTCGAGGCTCGTGCTACAAATCATCCCGTAGCCCCCGACGCCCCTGAGGACCCTCACCACGTTTCCGTCCGTGTCCATGAGACGCACGTCACGGCCTCCGTCTGGCTCTTCTTCTGGGAAAGAGCCGCCGTCGACAAGGAGAGGGCCGTGGCGGGACCTGTGCGCGGCGGCGAAGACGGGGCTGGAGATGAGGCGGCGCCACCCCTTGGACACGCATCGGAACCGGCAGACCGACTTCACCGGCGTCCTGGAGAGGATCTCGAAGACGGCATGGTAGGGTAAAGAGACACTGCTACTATCCATGTCGATCGCCATGGTAAGCTGCGATCTATGCGTCATGAAACGTCTCGGCTTGTATTGATCGGTTGATAGACGTACGGATCGGATACAACCCGTGCTGTGCACGGACTCTTTTTCATCCATGCCTTATTATTTCCTTGCCTTGGGGCCTCACATGTAATAATATGTACATCTGAATCCTGTATCCAAACCCTACCCAACCCAACCCAACAATGCAGACGGACGAGGAGACTGAACAATCGACGATCATGGCCGAGGCGCAGAAAGAGGAGAGGACGATGAACACACAAGAAAGGAGAAGCGCGGAGCAGTACGGGTGCTACGACAAAGACAAGTCTGACCCAAAGGCCGTCCACACCAGCTTCTATTTCACCTGTAGACCTTGGAAAAACGATGACATCAGTAAGCACCCACCCAACGCCATCTACTGTACTTTTTTCTACTCAACCCAAATAACTAACTTTTTATTTTTGAGACATCCAAATAACTAACTAAATGTACATGTACGCCCGTCGATGCAGCGGCTACCCCTCATGGCGCCTTCATCTGTGGTAGCGATAACTTACAAATATGTTCGATCAAAGTTGCATCAATAAGAGGAGGTTTACGGTGGCCGCTACACGTCTTTGGTATGGTCACCGTGCGCGATGTTTTGCAGCATCGCGATCGTAACATTGTCTTCGCTCGTGCAAGGAGTAATTGCCAAACCATCACGGAGGAGGTAATTAATTATCTGCATCAGCTTCAATCCTACTATCGCATTCCCTATTATTCATAGTCAGCGCCCGTTACCGATCAAAACATTTATCATATGTTTACTTAATGAATCGTTGCATGCAGCATCCGTATCTAGAGCTCACGGGTCCTTCACGTGCTGTTTTGATATGTTTCGATCCTGGAAACATCGAGATCGTGCTTAAAGCTAAGGGTGCAACCGAGTCCGAGGATCGAGATCTCAGTTTTCTAGTCTTGCCGTTGAGCACTCGCGTATATTGTCCTTATGATAAAGATTATACTAGCAAACACAGCACGCTGAAGTTAACATTTCGCCACGTTAGCAAAGCAGTGGAGGCAACAATCAGCGTGCGACTCGTTGGTGGGTCATCATGGCCAGATGGTTTCCAAGGTGTTCTTACCGCTAGTACCAGACGTGACGTGGAAGTTCATTTGCTTGCTTTTGGAGATGATAAGTTGCCTCTCGTTGCTGATGATGGCACGATAAAGCTTTCAAGGCGTGTCGTCTCCGTTCGGCGCTGTGATGGAGAGCTCAAAGTTTCTATCCTGGTGGCACACTATGACAAAGATGAACAGGTTGCTATAAGAGATGATATAGTTTTCACACCAAAAGGTTATGGTACAAGTTGTGGTGTGCTTAATGTTGGTGCTCGTAAGATGCTAGTCACCGTTTCTTGGTGTGCTTAATGTTGGTCTTATTGTAACCAAGTGCTGATTAAGTAAAAAAGAATACACTAACTGCTGATGGTTGGTTGAATGAAATATGTGTTGTTGGCTGGATGGAATATGTTTGCAGCTATTTCCTTGATCTGTGTcccgtttgtttttttttttatcaAAGTGAGGTACATATCAGAAGGAACCAAAGCGAGAATGTTCTTTCATCTTTGCCTGCAAAGTGGACAGGAAAAAGGTTAGCCATGGTCCAGACTCCAGACTGCCTGCTCCATGTGGCCTGAAACTTTGGAAGCATTTTCGTTTAATGCTAGTCTAAGGTAATGCATTGCTTATCCCCATGATTGCTCCAGGGAATGCTGCGGTGGAACTAATGCATACCCCTTACAAGACCAGTTTGGATAATCTAGCAATTGCATCATTAATTTTTTTTTCTCAGTGCTTAACCTTCAGTGTGTACAAGGATGAGAGTTCTAAGGTAAATGAAGTTATGGATGTTATAACGTTGAGCTTTTGTCCCACAAAGTGATAAGATCATGTCCATTTTTGTAAGGAATTTCTTTTCGAGGAAAAAAAACAGTCTAAATATCCATCTATATTTATTGATCAAAATTCAGAGGTAAAACACATCGCACAGATAACCTGCATGCATTAACTTAACTCCTAGGATATACACATACACCGCAATTGTACAAAAAAAAGTATAGAATAGCATCCCATTTTCCCAATCACCGTGATTATAAGGACCTCAAATGAACTCCATTGGGGTCAGTTTTTGTTAGTACCTCGAGCTTCATCATTTCTGTGGCAAGGTAACTGGATTCACTGGATTGACTTAATGGATGCATCGTCAATTCATCATGAATCAGTAGACTTTGCAGGCTTGACCAAGCTGGTAAGCTTCATCCTAGGAATGGAGTATTCACCACTGATGGCCATGGAGGCCACCAAGCTGTTTGCAGCGTCGGTGAAGTGGACCCCATCCCAGCTGATTAACTTGTCATCAGGCTTGCACGTGTCCTTATCAACGcccatgcagcttctcttggggTCGTAGTTGTAAGGGGGGCCTCCATGGCCGCAACATGTCATCAATGGCTTCTCAATCCCTAAATTATAACAAGAACCAAAAAAGTTAAATCATACTAGTTTCGCTGACGAACATCGGTCAACGCAATCAATGCCCTGGACTTTCAGAATCACAAAATTGCACAATTTTTCGAGGTAGAGGTTCATACCGACGAACAACGGTTATTGAACCATGACCTATTTGCAGTTATCGGCAAAGGGGAATCAACACAGTAACTTACCATGCTTCGTGTGGTTGGCGACGAGATCATACTTGATTGCGAACATATCCACGAAGACGACGGCGGATTTCTTCAGTTGCCACCGCAGGTCGTCGCAGGCTTCACTCAGCAACTCATTGAACTTCTTGGCGgcattgttgaactttgtgaggcATCCATGCTCATCCACGTCACCATTGTTGTCCCTCGGCATCGCAAGCTTTGCTGGCAGGCATCCTAGCGCACCTGTCCCATGTACCCAGAACTTCCTGGCACCGTTCTTATGCAATGTctgcatttgttgcaaggattgaACAACTTAATGGTCGTGTCACAGAGTAGTCAGCATTTCAGAATTGATGAATGCGAACCTATATCTGAACCACATGTACCTGGATGGCTTTCCTGATTTCAGCAACAAAGTGGGGAAGCTTTGCAAGCACTTGATCATAGGGTAGGTACATGATGCTAGTGATATCGTTCTGCCCAA
This Lolium perenne isolate Kyuss_39 chromosome 1, Kyuss_2.0, whole genome shotgun sequence DNA region includes the following protein-coding sequences:
- the LOC139832184 gene encoding F-box protein At1g11270-like, encoding MAIDMDSSSVSLPYHAVFEILSRTPVKSVCRFRCVSKGWRRLISSPVFAAAHRSRHGPLLVDGGSFPEEEPDGGRDVRLMDTDGNVVRVLRGVGGYGMICSTSLDDLICVNGASCGGVSVVDPATGEVLLTCPQVDVVEHDAFPYVAVRYYPVFGFGRAAASGEYKIVRVVNDSTCEILTLGDGGNGWRKTQPPPTCCRPGTDRGSPVTVNGVMYFLIDLATANDDTLLCLDLESEQWKPDVLGGPRELFDMEEWEKILAVRITELNGALCVVQPVCDETRWDKFPEDPFTNIWLLDDSGKSWIKAYRIPMAASASRYTPLRVMPDTGKVLLQCSLDCYFDKEPSVVLRVYDPRTGSCVDVTGAAPDDLAGRIGLCSFGLDHPVSGGKSLLARFFDQASLFFSKKNGQEAMEN